Proteins encoded by one window of Lacipirellulaceae bacterium:
- a CDS encoding bifunctional riboflavin kinase/FAD synthetase translates to MPIIRHLDQLPAAARGGAVAIGNFDGVHLGHRRIVEQLRRRAEEVGGQAIVFTFDPHPVRLLRPEQCPPPLTWTTRKAELLAGLGVFKIVAYPTDEALLELSAEEFFEQIVVEALDAKAMVEGPNFYFGKNREGTIEKLHQLTSSAGMSLDVVEPVSIDDELVSSSRIRTAIANGEVALAAKLLGQPYRLRGMVAHGAGRGAKIGFPTANLEAIDTLLPAQGVYAGRTLIDINGGPQWYAAAIHLGPNPTFGEDHTKVEIHVLDVDAALYGKPMEVEFIERIRRIEKFDSKEELVEQLQRDITKARLIVERLTPGEA, encoded by the coding sequence GTGCCTATCATTCGCCATCTCGACCAGCTTCCTGCCGCTGCACGGGGTGGCGCGGTGGCGATTGGCAACTTTGATGGAGTGCATTTGGGGCATCGCCGTATCGTCGAACAACTTCGCCGACGTGCCGAGGAGGTTGGCGGGCAGGCGATTGTCTTTACCTTCGACCCCCACCCGGTGCGACTGCTCCGCCCTGAGCAGTGCCCCCCGCCGCTCACGTGGACAACCCGCAAGGCGGAGTTGCTCGCAGGACTCGGCGTGTTCAAAATCGTGGCTTATCCGACCGATGAAGCTCTCCTTGAACTTAGCGCCGAAGAATTCTTTGAGCAGATCGTTGTCGAGGCACTTGATGCCAAGGCAATGGTCGAAGGGCCAAATTTTTACTTCGGTAAGAATCGAGAGGGGACGATCGAGAAACTGCACCAATTGACCTCCAGCGCCGGGATGTCGCTCGACGTGGTTGAACCAGTTTCGATCGACGATGAGTTGGTCTCCAGCTCTCGAATTCGCACGGCAATCGCGAACGGCGAAGTTGCCCTGGCGGCGAAACTACTGGGCCAGCCGTATCGCCTGCGTGGCATGGTCGCCCACGGGGCAGGGCGGGGAGCCAAAATCGGCTTTCCGACGGCCAATCTGGAAGCGATCGACACGCTGCTTCCCGCACAGGGCGTTTACGCGGGACGAACGCTCATCGACATTAATGGTGGCCCGCAGTGGTACGCGGCTGCGATCCATTTGGGGCCTAACCCAACTTTCGGCGAAGATCATACGAAGGTCGAGATTCACGTTCTCGATGTCGATGCGGCGTTGTACGGGAAGCCGATGGAGGTTGAGTTCATCGAGCGTATCCGCAGGATTGAGAAGTTTGATTCGAAGGAAGAACTTGTGGAACAATTGCAACGCGACATTACGAAAGCGCGTTTAATCGTTGAAAGATTAACCCCGGGCGAGGCGTAG
- a CDS encoding Rieske (2Fe-2S) protein — translation MGKPVSNSPNDRRTAIAAILAGAAAVLTPIAAGVASFLTPLFKKKESPKVRVALLSQVPEDGVPRSFPVITDRQDAWTGYEASKVGAVFLVRNSGEKVPTAFTAKCPHAGCQIGYTPGDTAFKCPCHTSSFNLDGSRVRGDKEVSPRDMDSLPVELKDIAIKSETGDVNEATEVYVEFIDYQTGHAEKHPTA, via the coding sequence ATGGGTAAACCTGTATCCAATAGTCCTAACGACCGCCGGACAGCAATCGCCGCAATTCTTGCTGGGGCGGCAGCCGTGCTCACTCCGATAGCGGCTGGTGTCGCCTCATTTCTGACGCCCTTGTTTAAGAAAAAAGAGTCTCCCAAGGTACGTGTTGCGCTCTTGAGCCAAGTTCCTGAAGACGGAGTGCCTCGCAGCTTTCCCGTCATCACGGATCGTCAGGATGCGTGGACCGGCTACGAAGCGAGCAAAGTCGGGGCGGTTTTTCTTGTCCGCAATTCTGGAGAGAAAGTACCAACGGCATTTACCGCCAAGTGTCCGCACGCGGGCTGCCAGATCGGTTACACGCCAGGCGATACCGCATTCAAATGCCCCTGCCACACGAGCTCGTTCAACCTCGACGGCAGTCGTGTTCGTGGTGACAAAGAGGTTTCCCCACGCGACATGGATTCGCTGCCTGTCGAATTGAAAGACATCGCCATCAAATCTGAAACGGGCGACGTCAACGAGGCGACGGAAGTCTACGTTGAGTTCATCGATTACCAAACGGGACACGCAGAGAAGCACCCAACGGCATAG
- a CDS encoding bifunctional oligoribonuclease/PAP phosphatase NrnA, which produces MINWQPLVELIAANDSFLITSHCRADCDAIGSELGLALALESLGKRVQIINGDEIPQHITFMDPENRVEEIEQVPLETLRQHQVFVVVDTSAWGQLGPMADVLRGFQGERVVIDHHVSEDDFGAHVFKDATAEATGRLILELIEELGVDLTPEMAAPLFAAIATDTGWFRFSSVKEPAFEALAKLVAAGASPPETFSKLYEQHSLARLHLRGKILNHVKSECSGRLLWTYVSQKDFAETGAQLTDTEDAINMQLAVAGAEAAAMFVELEPEKTKVSLRAKGDFDVRAIAEQFGGGGHKAAAGITMSMPREEAQSSVLDALRASMGE; this is translated from the coding sequence ATGATCAACTGGCAACCACTTGTTGAACTCATCGCAGCGAACGACTCGTTCCTGATTACCAGTCATTGCCGCGCCGATTGCGATGCGATTGGAAGTGAACTTGGTCTCGCACTCGCTCTGGAATCCTTGGGCAAACGTGTGCAGATCATCAACGGGGATGAGATTCCTCAGCACATCACCTTCATGGACCCAGAGAATCGCGTCGAGGAAATTGAGCAGGTCCCGCTGGAAACTTTGCGGCAGCATCAAGTGTTTGTTGTCGTCGACACAAGTGCTTGGGGACAACTCGGCCCAATGGCGGATGTGTTGCGTGGGTTCCAAGGCGAGCGCGTTGTGATTGATCATCACGTGAGCGAAGACGATTTCGGCGCGCACGTTTTCAAGGACGCAACAGCGGAAGCGACCGGACGGCTGATTTTAGAGCTGATCGAAGAACTAGGAGTCGACCTGACCCCCGAAATGGCAGCACCACTCTTTGCTGCCATCGCTACCGACACGGGTTGGTTCCGATTCTCCTCAGTCAAGGAGCCCGCATTTGAAGCCTTGGCGAAACTCGTTGCCGCTGGAGCAAGTCCGCCGGAAACCTTCTCAAAACTTTATGAGCAGCATAGCCTTGCCCGACTGCACCTACGTGGAAAAATCCTCAATCACGTAAAAAGTGAGTGCTCAGGACGGCTCCTCTGGACATATGTCTCTCAGAAAGACTTCGCGGAAACCGGTGCACAGCTCACTGACACTGAAGATGCCATCAATATGCAACTGGCAGTCGCCGGGGCTGAAGCGGCTGCCATGTTCGTTGAGCTAGAACCAGAGAAAACAAAGGTCAGCCTGCGAGCCAAGGGCGATTTTGACGTGCGGGCAATTGCTGAGCAGTTTGGCGGCGGCGGTCATAAGGCTGCTGCTGGTATCACGATGTCAATGCCCCGCGAAGAAGCCCAATCGTCCGTGCTTGACGCTCTGCGCGCGAGCATGGGAGAATAA
- a CDS encoding sulfurtransferase codes for MKTSPNSVVNIAAYKFVDLDDLPRRRAELKSRCQELDLKGTILLSKEGINMFLAGSRECIDAFLAELRSQSEFADLETKESYSDRQPFNRLLVRLKKEIIAFGVDGIEPAKRSSPKLTAKELKQWLDEGRPVTLLDTRNDYEVELGTFENAVDLNIDHFRNFPEAIKQLPAETRQQPVVMFCTGGIRCEKAGPFMEREGFEQVFQLEGGILKYFEECGGDHYDGECFVFDQRVALDPELQETATTQCYVCQHPLNEVDQSVSSYVFGKHCPYCYSDFVAQHRQSLAVREARIAQLAKSLPGSTPYDHIRPLNIPKRFDQATLLDTLDGLHPHVGRDEWQRMCEIGHVTFEDHEKQEHPVDPQQIVRAGQRYNRHVPAMVEPDVNADVRLLHEDESIVVIEKPAPLPMHSGGRFHRNTLSYFLEEVYAPQRLRIVHRLDANTTGVVVYARTRAVAQALHAQFEAGTVEKKYLVRAQGHISEGKFTITTPIGKEPVQAGLRLPDPDGLAAETQFKVLSRDGEGTSKPTTLLEARPVTGRTNQIRIHLWKMGHPVCGDPAYLPEKRLGGMQTLAVDEPPLCLHAQWLKFQHPEDGEDFWEEAGEPGWT; via the coding sequence ATGAAAACATCGCCCAACTCCGTCGTTAACATCGCTGCCTACAAGTTCGTCGATCTCGACGATCTGCCTCGTCGCCGCGCGGAGTTGAAATCACGTTGCCAAGAACTCGATCTGAAGGGAACGATTCTCCTCAGCAAGGAGGGGATCAACATGTTCCTTGCCGGTTCACGCGAGTGCATCGACGCCTTCCTTGCCGAGCTTCGCAGTCAAAGTGAATTCGCGGACCTCGAAACCAAAGAAAGCTACAGCGATCGGCAGCCGTTCAATCGGTTATTGGTCAGGCTCAAGAAGGAGATCATCGCCTTTGGGGTCGACGGGATCGAACCGGCGAAACGCTCTTCGCCCAAGCTGACTGCGAAAGAACTCAAGCAGTGGCTCGATGAAGGCCGTCCGGTGACGCTGCTCGATACGCGCAACGATTACGAGGTCGAGTTAGGCACCTTCGAGAATGCGGTCGACCTGAACATCGATCACTTCCGCAATTTCCCTGAAGCCATCAAGCAGCTGCCTGCGGAGACACGCCAGCAGCCGGTGGTCATGTTCTGCACAGGCGGAATTCGCTGTGAGAAAGCGGGCCCCTTCATGGAGCGGGAAGGCTTTGAGCAGGTGTTTCAACTTGAGGGGGGCATCCTGAAGTACTTTGAGGAGTGCGGGGGCGATCATTACGACGGAGAGTGCTTCGTCTTCGATCAGCGGGTAGCACTTGATCCCGAACTGCAAGAAACGGCTACCACCCAGTGTTACGTCTGCCAGCATCCCTTAAACGAAGTCGATCAGTCAGTCTCAAGCTATGTCTTCGGGAAGCATTGCCCGTACTGCTACTCAGATTTCGTCGCCCAACATCGCCAGAGCCTAGCAGTCCGTGAAGCGCGCATCGCTCAGTTGGCGAAGAGCCTTCCGGGAAGCACGCCCTACGATCATATTCGCCCCCTGAATATCCCCAAGCGATTCGACCAAGCTACGCTGCTCGACACGCTTGACGGATTGCATCCGCATGTTGGCCGCGACGAGTGGCAGCGGATGTGTGAGATCGGCCACGTGACGTTCGAAGATCACGAAAAGCAAGAACACCCCGTCGATCCGCAACAAATTGTCCGAGCAGGCCAGCGTTACAACCGTCACGTCCCGGCGATGGTCGAACCGGACGTGAACGCCGATGTTCGCCTGCTTCATGAAGATGAGTCAATCGTCGTCATCGAAAAACCGGCTCCCTTGCCCATGCACTCCGGCGGGCGGTTCCATCGGAACACGCTGAGTTACTTTTTGGAAGAAGTTTACGCACCGCAGCGATTGCGAATCGTCCATCGCCTCGACGCCAACACGACCGGCGTGGTCGTCTACGCACGGACGCGGGCCGTTGCTCAAGCGTTACATGCCCAGTTTGAAGCCGGCACCGTTGAGAAAAAGTACTTGGTCCGCGCGCAAGGACATATCTCCGAGGGCAAGTTCACGATCACCACGCCGATCGGCAAGGAACCGGTTCAGGCAGGCCTGCGTTTGCCCGACCCTGATGGTCTCGCCGCCGAGACTCAATTCAAAGTCCTCAGCCGCGACGGCGAAGGCACCTCCAAACCGACAACGCTGCTAGAAGCCCGCCCCGTGACCGGTCGCACCAACCAAATCCGCATCCACCTCTGGAAAATGGGCCACCCGGTGTGCGGCGACCCGGCCTACTTGCCGGAGAAGCGACTCGGGGGGATGCAGACCCTAGCCGTCGACGAGCCGCCACTTTGTTTGCATGCACAGTGGCTTAAGTTTCAGCATCCTGAGGATGGCGAAGACTTTTGGGAGGAAGCGGGCGAGCCGGGGTGGACCTAG
- the pepF gene encoding oligoendopeptidase F, translating to MAATKTKRKPRPKTLPPRSKVKEADTWNLETLFPNDQAWEKAFTKWKRTAKKFDTFRGTLAKSAKQLAACLQFDADFDQEGEKIGTYAFLRTTEDQSNSDYQAMVARFQHAASEAGQAASYIRPEILAIPKTKFQKLIKAKELQPYKLVLERVARYRPHTLSDAEERLLAMQSEMSDASNQAFRQLTDADLKFGMMDDAQGQSIELSHSSFSAMLHSPKRSVRKQAFHQYYEVFQGHENTLAATLSGSIQRDVYYAKARNHESARAAALFPDNVPASVYDNLIKAVREKLPVQHRYYDLRKRKMKLKSIHHYDTYVPILSDLDQKRTWKQAVDVVMRSLTPLGYQYCEVLEKGLTTDRWCDRYPNRGKQSGAFSCGTFDAAPFILMNYQPAVLDHVFTLTHEAGHSMHSYYSAGNQPYIYYDYVIFVAEVASTFNEQLLSRQLMSEAKSDKERAYLINRDIDAIRGTIIRQTMFAEFEKITHEMAEAGEPLTVESFKHVYGELLSAYFGPDFAIDEQLKLEAFRIPHFYRAFYVYKYATGLSAAIALSERVVNGGEKELDDYLSFLKGGCSKDPLDLLKDAGVDMTKPKPVRTALEKFEALVNELDELL from the coding sequence ATGGCCGCCACCAAAACCAAACGCAAACCCCGCCCCAAGACCTTGCCTCCCCGTTCCAAGGTGAAGGAAGCGGACACGTGGAATCTCGAAACGCTCTTCCCCAACGATCAGGCTTGGGAGAAAGCCTTCACCAAGTGGAAGCGGACGGCTAAGAAGTTCGACACTTTCCGCGGCACCTTGGCAAAGAGCGCGAAGCAGTTAGCCGCCTGTTTGCAGTTTGATGCGGATTTCGATCAAGAGGGCGAAAAGATCGGCACCTACGCGTTTCTCAGGACGACCGAAGACCAATCCAACAGCGATTACCAAGCGATGGTCGCCCGTTTTCAGCACGCGGCTAGCGAAGCAGGACAGGCGGCCAGCTACATTCGGCCGGAGATCCTGGCAATCCCCAAGACGAAGTTCCAGAAGCTTATCAAAGCGAAAGAGTTACAGCCCTACAAGCTTGTCCTTGAACGCGTGGCTCGTTACCGACCGCATACGCTGAGCGACGCGGAAGAACGCCTGCTCGCGATGCAGAGCGAAATGTCGGACGCTTCGAACCAAGCGTTTCGGCAGCTCACGGATGCGGATCTCAAGTTCGGCATGATGGACGATGCCCAGGGGCAATCGATCGAGCTGTCGCACTCCTCGTTCTCGGCGATGCTGCACTCCCCGAAGCGAAGCGTCCGCAAGCAGGCGTTCCATCAATATTACGAGGTGTTCCAGGGGCACGAGAATACTTTGGCGGCAACGCTCAGCGGTTCGATCCAACGCGATGTCTACTACGCTAAAGCGCGCAATCATGAAAGCGCTCGCGCGGCGGCGCTCTTCCCGGACAATGTCCCGGCGAGCGTTTACGACAACCTCATTAAAGCCGTGCGCGAGAAGCTGCCCGTGCAGCATCGGTACTACGATCTCCGCAAGCGGAAGATGAAGCTGAAGTCGATCCACCACTACGATACCTACGTGCCGATCCTCAGCGACTTAGACCAGAAGCGCACTTGGAAGCAAGCCGTTGATGTGGTGATGCGTTCGCTCACGCCGTTGGGCTATCAATATTGCGAGGTGCTGGAGAAAGGCCTCACCACGGATCGTTGGTGCGACCGTTATCCCAACCGAGGCAAGCAGAGCGGCGCGTTCAGTTGTGGCACGTTCGACGCCGCGCCGTTTATTCTGATGAATTATCAGCCTGCAGTACTAGATCACGTCTTCACGCTGACGCACGAAGCGGGGCACTCGATGCACAGCTACTATTCGGCTGGCAATCAACCCTACATTTACTACGACTACGTGATCTTCGTCGCCGAGGTGGCCAGCACGTTCAACGAGCAACTCCTCAGCCGTCAGTTGATGAGCGAGGCGAAGAGCGACAAAGAACGGGCCTACCTCATCAATCGCGACATCGACGCCATCCGCGGCACGATCATCCGGCAGACGATGTTCGCCGAGTTCGAGAAGATCACCCACGAAATGGCCGAAGCGGGCGAGCCGCTGACTGTTGAGAGCTTCAAACACGTTTACGGCGAATTGCTCTCCGCGTACTTCGGCCCTGACTTTGCTATCGATGAGCAACTGAAGCTGGAAGCTTTTCGCATCCCGCACTTCTATCGGGCGTTCTACGTCTACAAATACGCCACGGGCCTCTCAGCAGCGATTGCCTTGAGTGAGCGCGTCGTGAACGGTGGCGAGAAGGAACTCGACGACTATCTCTCGTTCCTCAAAGGCGGTTGCTCGAAAGACCCGCTCGATTTGTTGAAGGATGCCGGCGTGGATATGACGAAGCCGAAGCCAGTGCGGACGGCGCTGGAGAAGTTTGAAGCGTTGGTGAATGAACTCGACGAGTTGCTGTAG
- a CDS encoding beta-ketoacyl-ACP synthase III, with protein sequence MSDARPSIGGAPLRSLMGVRIVGTGSFVPDNVVTNDDLARLGCDAEWIIQRTGIRERRHAPADMSTGDMALEAAKRCLEAAAVDPAEVDLLTLGTFTPDRLAPATATTLQDRLGLNCAAMDVSAACAGFTYSLITAMQFIATGCSKYALVIGADTNSRIVDPEDKKIYPIFGDGAGAVLLTKGSAEQGALSYTLGSDGSGTELLYRPQGGSKQPCTIGVPPDNNHYLQMNGRPVFKWAVRLVEENVKQVLDHAGLASTEIGCYLFHQANERILDAAVQALGIDRERVVKHIDRYGNTSAASIPLALDETLRAGGIKSGDSILMSGFGAGLAWGTIAWRW encoded by the coding sequence ATGAGTGACGCCAGACCGTCGATCGGCGGCGCACCGTTGCGCTCATTGATGGGGGTGCGGATCGTCGGCACGGGGAGTTTTGTGCCCGACAACGTCGTCACGAACGACGACCTTGCCCGGCTCGGTTGCGACGCGGAGTGGATCATCCAGCGGACCGGCATCCGCGAACGCCGCCATGCTCCAGCAGATATGAGCACCGGCGACATGGCCCTGGAAGCGGCCAAGCGTTGTTTGGAAGCCGCGGCAGTCGATCCGGCAGAAGTCGATTTGCTCACGCTCGGCACCTTCACGCCTGATCGTTTAGCTCCGGCGACCGCTACCACTTTGCAAGACCGTCTGGGCCTTAACTGTGCGGCTATGGATGTCTCGGCTGCTTGTGCAGGCTTCACCTATTCGCTGATCACGGCGATGCAGTTTATCGCCACTGGTTGCAGCAAGTACGCGCTAGTGATTGGCGCCGACACGAACTCGCGGATTGTCGATCCTGAAGATAAAAAAATCTATCCGATCTTCGGTGACGGTGCCGGTGCGGTATTGCTCACCAAAGGAAGTGCGGAGCAGGGGGCGTTGTCCTACACGCTTGGCTCTGATGGCAGCGGTACGGAATTGCTTTATCGTCCGCAAGGAGGTTCGAAACAACCCTGCACAATTGGCGTGCCACCGGATAACAATCACTACCTGCAGATGAATGGCCGCCCGGTGTTCAAATGGGCGGTCCGGCTTGTCGAAGAGAACGTGAAGCAAGTGCTCGACCACGCGGGCCTCGCCAGCACGGAGATCGGCTGCTACTTATTCCACCAAGCCAACGAGCGCATCCTCGACGCCGCCGTCCAGGCGCTCGGCATCGACCGCGAACGTGTCGTCAAGCACATCGACCGCTACGGCAACACCTCAGCCGCCAGTATCCCGCTCGCCTTGGATGAAACCCTCCGCGCCGGCGGCATCAAAAGCGGCGATTCCATCCTTATGAGCGGCTTCGGCGCAGGCCTCGCCTGGGGCACGATCGCCTGGCGTTGGTGA
- a CDS encoding Ppx/GppA phosphatase family protein produces MNEQQTYLSKDLVPRLAAIDIGSNSIRLVVAEALTDGRYRILDEERESTRLGRSLASSGKIDEESMVASLAALRRFKSIAEGFGIESQRAIATCAVREAKNGQEFVERVRTELGLDIEVITSEKEAHFAFQSVRRRFDLSGQNTLLADIGGGSTELVLASGELIEGIYGTKLGAVRLTEKFGGGQALAGDDFKKMVDWIDRELKQMTEKPSAPLHMLIGSGGTFTNLANMVMASKGLGQLSAAGYQLARADVRHLVDRLRKMTAKQRREVPGLNPDRVDIIVPGITIVDRIMRRFKVNLLQVHDYGVRDGLLLTMIENGQGPSTNGPPNYDEHLDRFAKACGVNLEHSKHVANLAVQIYAGLAKIFELDEQDLPLLEAAGRLQDVGYLINYEKHHKHSYHLILHSRLEMFRPQDLQIIANVARYHRGAQPKNKHANFKALNEFEQKRVRQMSAVLRLAGGLDRSHNQTVQSVEIEGTRQQVDLLVSASDYPEVNLWAARRRAGPFEKIFETELNVQWAGRTEAAPS; encoded by the coding sequence ATGAACGAACAACAGACTTATCTCTCAAAGGACCTCGTACCCCGGTTGGCTGCCATTGACATTGGCAGCAACAGTATTCGCTTGGTCGTGGCGGAAGCCTTAACCGACGGACGCTATCGCATTCTTGACGAAGAACGCGAATCCACAAGGCTTGGTCGCTCCTTAGCCTCCTCGGGAAAGATTGATGAAGAGTCGATGGTCGCTTCGTTGGCCGCGTTGCGCCGCTTCAAGTCGATTGCGGAGGGCTTTGGCATCGAAAGCCAACGCGCCATTGCTACCTGTGCCGTACGTGAAGCGAAGAACGGCCAAGAATTTGTCGAACGTGTCCGCACGGAGTTGGGGCTCGACATCGAAGTCATCACTAGCGAGAAGGAGGCCCACTTCGCCTTCCAAAGCGTTCGACGCCGGTTCGATCTCTCGGGACAGAATACGCTACTAGCCGATATCGGCGGTGGCAGCACGGAGCTTGTTCTCGCCTCGGGAGAACTGATCGAGGGAATCTACGGCACGAAACTCGGAGCGGTACGGCTGACTGAAAAGTTCGGTGGCGGGCAGGCGCTCGCTGGCGACGATTTCAAGAAGATGGTCGATTGGATTGATCGCGAGCTCAAACAAATGACCGAAAAGCCGAGCGCACCGTTGCATATGCTGATCGGGTCAGGCGGAACGTTCACGAATCTCGCGAACATGGTGATGGCGAGCAAAGGACTAGGCCAGTTGTCAGCGGCAGGCTACCAACTGGCACGCGCCGACGTACGTCACTTGGTGGACCGTCTTCGCAAAATGACCGCCAAGCAACGTCGCGAAGTACCAGGGCTCAATCCAGACCGCGTGGATATCATCGTGCCTGGAATCACGATCGTCGACCGAATCATGCGCCGCTTCAAAGTGAATCTCCTGCAGGTTCATGACTACGGAGTTCGCGACGGTCTGCTGCTGACCATGATCGAAAACGGCCAAGGTCCCAGCACGAATGGGCCCCCGAATTACGACGAGCATCTCGACCGCTTTGCGAAGGCGTGCGGCGTGAATCTGGAGCACTCGAAGCACGTGGCTAATTTAGCTGTGCAGATCTACGCGGGGCTGGCGAAGATCTTTGAACTCGACGAACAGGACCTCCCGCTGCTGGAAGCAGCCGGGCGACTGCAGGACGTGGGCTACCTGATCAATTATGAAAAACACCACAAGCATTCCTATCACCTGATTCTCCACAGCCGCCTGGAGATGTTTCGCCCGCAGGACTTACAGATTATTGCCAATGTGGCGCGCTATCACCGAGGCGCTCAGCCCAAAAACAAGCATGCGAACTTCAAGGCTCTGAACGAGTTTGAACAAAAGCGTGTTCGTCAAATGTCCGCTGTGTTGCGACTGGCCGGGGGACTTGATCGCAGCCACAACCAAACGGTCCAATCCGTAGAAATCGAAGGCACCCGGCAGCAGGTGGACCTGCTGGTTTCTGCGAGCGATTACCCCGAAGTCAACCTCTGGGCAGCCCGCCGTCGAGCCGGGCCTTTTGAGAAAATCTTTGAAACCGAGTTGAACGTTCAGTGGGCCGGTAGGACCGAGGCGGCGCCGAGTTAG
- a CDS encoding Imm32 family immunity protein, producing the protein MTDEQADYISLEVSLDGEQLFLSGDTAGLQRMRNYLDRLIANTNDGKFEHIHLMTPEWGGEELSSTQFFRDSTLIHHAKIYCVKGTVEQT; encoded by the coding sequence ATGACTGATGAACAAGCGGATTACATTTCGCTGGAAGTCTCCCTGGATGGAGAACAGTTGTTCCTTTCAGGTGATACTGCCGGCTTGCAACGAATGCGTAATTATCTTGACCGCTTAATCGCTAACACGAACGACGGCAAGTTTGAACATATTCATCTCATGACGCCTGAGTGGGGTGGAGAGGAGCTATCTAGCACGCAATTTTTTCGCGACAGTACTCTGATTCATCATGCAAAAATCTATTGTGTCAAAGGCACCGTTGAACAGACTTAG